The segment CAGTAGCAGCCTCTTGAATAGTTTTACATATTTCTTTTGACGACAGGCGTGCTTTTACCTCTATTGCAATCAGCTCATCTTCTTTGGCAGGAGTTTTTTCTTTACTATGGAATTTATACGCGATTATATCGGTTCCGTGCTCAGACTCGTTTTTTCCTGACCGGTTATATTGTTTGCATCGAGGTACTTCATAATTTAGAACAAACTCAAATAAATCTGCAAATAAAATTTCGCTAATATCATTTGAACGTGCAGTTGGACCAAATGTTTCTTGCCTTTGCGGAATAATATATTCGCGTAGATAATCTTCTATAGATAATCCTGTTGCAACACTGTCATCTGTCAGTTCATCGTCTTCAACATAATGTTTTCTAATATGAAGTGCCCAGTCGTCAAAGACCGCTTCATCGGTTTCATAGGAAAGTTTATAGCACTTTAAAGCAACACCATCTTCAAAGGTCACTCCTTCCTCGTTGACAAGCCAATTTATATACAGAGGCCGCTCCATCCTACAACATCCTCTCACTAAAAATTTCGTACCAATTGAAAATCAACTGTAGTC is part of the Faecalibacterium sp. HTF-F genome and harbors:
- a CDS encoding Hachiman antiphage defense system protein HamA, translating into MTFEDGVALKCYKLSYETDEAVFDDWALHIRKHYVEDDELTDDSVATGLSIEDYLREYIIPQRQETFGPTARSNDISEILFADLFEFVLNYEVPRCKQYNRSGKNESEHGTDIIAYKFHSKEKTPAKEDELIAIEVKARLSSKEICKTIQEAATDSKKDEHRVAHTLNYYRKKLRNMGKFDESNCVERFQKKTESPYKISYVGAAISSQPEIENKVIAGIKGNDLQLKVNQSIFYVHGADLMNLAHQIFERCTK